In Bradyrhizobium sp. 1(2017), one DNA window encodes the following:
- the flgG gene encoding flagellar basal-body rod protein FlgG, which translates to MQALHTAATGMAAQELNVQVISNNIANLRTTGFKKQTAAFQDLIYEHVRRVGAQASDQGTIVPVGVDIGGGVKTVGTPRSMTQGTLSQTGNDLDLAVSGDGFFKILMPDGTYQYTRDGTFQMDNQGRVVTAQGNPVQPTITVPNNASGLAVNEQGQVSVTLPGSSTSTILGQIGLTRFINKAGLQPVGSNQFTETPSSGPPQDGTATAEGYGKITQGSLEQANVDVVSEMSDLIAAQRAYEMNAKVISAADQMMQSTTALFR; encoded by the coding sequence ATGCAGGCGCTTCACACCGCAGCGACCGGAATGGCGGCACAGGAACTCAACGTTCAGGTGATCTCCAACAACATCGCGAACCTGCGCACCACCGGCTTCAAGAAGCAGACCGCGGCGTTCCAGGACCTGATCTACGAGCACGTCCGCCGCGTCGGCGCGCAGGCCTCCGACCAGGGCACCATCGTGCCCGTCGGCGTCGACATCGGCGGCGGCGTCAAGACCGTCGGCACGCCGCGCAGCATGACGCAAGGAACGCTGTCGCAGACCGGAAACGATCTCGACCTCGCCGTCTCGGGCGACGGCTTCTTCAAGATCCTGATGCCCGACGGGACATATCAGTACACGCGCGACGGCACCTTCCAGATGGACAATCAGGGCCGCGTCGTCACCGCGCAGGGCAACCCGGTGCAGCCGACGATCACCGTCCCGAACAACGCGTCCGGCCTTGCCGTCAACGAGCAGGGCCAGGTCTCGGTGACGCTGCCGGGCTCCTCGACCTCGACCATTCTCGGCCAGATCGGCCTGACCCGCTTCATCAACAAGGCCGGCCTCCAGCCCGTCGGCAGCAATCAGTTCACCGAGACGCCCTCGTCCGGCCCGCCCCAGGACGGCACGGCGACCGCCGAAGGTTACGGCAAGATCACGCAAGGCAGCCTCGAGCAGGCCAATGTCGACGTCGTCTCGGAGATGAGCGACCTGATCGCGGCCCAGCGCGCCTACGAGATGAACGCCAAGGTGATCAGCGCCGCCGATCAGATGATGCAATCGACCACGGCCCTGTTCCGCTGA
- the flgH gene encoding flagellar basal body L-ring protein FlgH — protein MSTFSSAFRLRRIAISALLLATCALASGCSSIDRLSQIGEQPKLSAIDNPTTQPGYKPVQMPMPKPEVASYNPNSLWRNGSRAFFKDQRARQVGDLLTVTVNITDKANLSNETQRSRTASEDSGISDFIGSQTITQPLKVLPGRLLTTDSTSSSDGKGSVNRQEALQTNVAAVVTQVLPNGNLVVEGKQEIRVNYEIRELIVAGIVRPEDIQSDNTIDSSKIAQARIAYGGRGQIMDVQQPRYGQQVMDVLLPF, from the coding sequence ATGTCCACGTTCAGTTCGGCTTTCCGTCTTCGTCGCATCGCGATCTCTGCCCTGCTGCTTGCAACTTGCGCGCTGGCGAGCGGATGCTCCTCGATCGACCGCCTGTCGCAGATCGGCGAGCAACCGAAGCTGTCGGCGATCGACAATCCGACGACGCAGCCCGGCTACAAGCCGGTGCAGATGCCGATGCCGAAGCCGGAAGTCGCCTCCTACAATCCGAACTCGCTGTGGCGCAACGGCAGCCGCGCCTTCTTCAAGGACCAGCGCGCCCGCCAGGTCGGCGACCTCCTGACCGTGACCGTGAACATCACCGACAAGGCCAACCTCTCCAACGAGACCCAGCGCAGCCGCACCGCCTCGGAAGATTCGGGCATTTCGGATTTTATCGGCAGCCAGACGATCACGCAGCCGCTCAAGGTCCTGCCCGGTCGCCTTCTCACCACAGACTCGACCTCCTCCAGCGACGGCAAAGGCTCGGTCAATCGGCAGGAAGCTTTGCAGACCAACGTCGCTGCCGTCGTGACTCAGGTGCTGCCGAACGGCAACCTCGTGGTCGAAGGGAAGCAGGAGATCCGCGTCAACTACGAGATCCGCGAGCTCATAGTTGCAGGCATCGTCCGCCCCGAAGACATCCAGAGCGACAATACCATCGACTCCTCCAAGATCGCCCAAGCACGCATCGCCTATGGCGGCCGCGGCCAGATCATGGACGTGCAACAGCCACGCTACGGCCAGCAGGTCATGGACGTGCTGCTGCCCTTCTAA
- a CDS encoding 2-keto-4-pentenoate hydratase, translating to MDKILEAAKAIALARRNHAPLAVLERPPADEDEGYQVQCALHDLLLPHLGPLVGYKIGCTSQVMQDYIGIPHPCGGGVFQKGVHQSGAKLAASNYVRVGVECEIAVRLKRDLAAGEAPFTAEWVGEAVEAYHPAIEIVDDRYVKWETMGAPTLIADDFFAAGCVLGPLVPRSSVPDLKVVKGRAIVNGEEVGHGTGADVLGHPHNALAWLANHLAAEGKGLHAGQLVLTGSLVKTLWLKAGDKVRMELDGLGVVEAKFT from the coding sequence ATGGACAAGATTCTCGAAGCCGCAAAGGCGATCGCGCTGGCGCGGCGGAACCATGCGCCGCTCGCGGTGCTTGAGCGTCCCCCCGCCGATGAAGACGAAGGCTATCAGGTCCAGTGCGCCCTGCACGATCTCCTGCTGCCCCATCTCGGGCCGCTCGTCGGCTACAAGATCGGCTGTACCAGCCAGGTGATGCAGGATTACATCGGCATCCCGCATCCCTGCGGCGGCGGCGTGTTCCAGAAGGGCGTGCATCAGAGCGGAGCCAAGCTCGCCGCCTCGAATTATGTCCGCGTCGGCGTCGAATGCGAGATCGCGGTGCGGCTGAAGCGCGACCTTGCCGCCGGCGAGGCGCCGTTCACGGCCGAATGGGTCGGCGAGGCGGTTGAGGCCTACCATCCCGCGATCGAGATCGTGGACGATCGCTACGTGAAGTGGGAGACGATGGGCGCGCCAACGCTGATCGCCGACGATTTCTTCGCCGCCGGCTGCGTGCTGGGACCCCTGGTTCCGCGCTCGTCCGTGCCGGATCTGAAGGTCGTGAAGGGCCGCGCCATCGTCAACGGCGAGGAGGTCGGCCACGGCACCGGCGCCGACGTGCTCGGCCACCCCCACAACGCGCTCGCCTGGCTCGCCAACCATCTGGCCGCCGAGGGCAAGGGCCTGCATGCGGGGCAGCTGGTCCTCACCGGTAGCCTGGTCAAGACGCTCTGGCTGAAGGCCGGCGACAAGGTGCGGATGGAGCTGGACGGGCTGGGAGTGGTGGAGGCGAAATTTACGTGA
- the flgA gene encoding flagellar basal body P-ring formation chaperone FlgA — translation MIRTTLATISALLALALPAAAADDVIATPTLRASVAVSSDVVRVGDLIDNAGSAALIPVYRSPDLGTTGTLTVGQVLSVLRAKQVIGVMTGDIKEVQVTRLARTLASKDLETAVASALERRFGLGDAANITVTFDRGIADMRLDASNTGALQPVATRYDARGGRFDVTFEINNDNSPTPTKLRFTGTAIETVEVAVLTRDIDRTELLKASDVSLERRPKAEVSGEPASRDRTLGMQLRRPMRAGMPIRVADIVKPDFVVRDQAVTIIYQVPGVYLTTRGKAIESGAEGDTVSVINLHSKRTLTGIVTGRGQVTIQGASQSAPMAPAVEQTSSLKRDEVPAAAALAQSLIQAPASGAHVAQAQIPQVRVSQAPAKSE, via the coding sequence ATGATCCGGACCACCCTCGCCACCATCTCCGCTCTGCTCGCGCTGGCGCTGCCGGCCGCGGCGGCCGACGATGTCATCGCAACGCCGACGCTGCGCGCGAGCGTTGCCGTGAGCTCGGACGTGGTGCGGGTCGGCGACCTCATCGACAACGCCGGATCGGCCGCACTGATCCCGGTCTACCGCTCGCCTGATCTCGGCACCACCGGCACGTTGACGGTCGGACAGGTGCTGTCGGTGCTGCGCGCGAAACAAGTGATCGGCGTGATGACCGGCGACATCAAGGAGGTCCAGGTCACCCGCCTCGCCCGCACACTCGCGAGCAAGGACCTCGAAACCGCGGTCGCCTCCGCGCTCGAGCGCCGCTTCGGCCTGGGGGACGCCGCCAACATCACGGTCACGTTCGATCGCGGCATCGCCGACATGCGGCTGGATGCCTCCAACACCGGCGCGCTGCAGCCGGTCGCAACCCGCTATGACGCCCGCGGCGGCCGGTTCGACGTCACCTTCGAGATCAACAACGACAACAGCCCGACGCCGACCAAGCTCCGCTTCACCGGAACCGCGATCGAGACGGTGGAAGTGGCCGTGCTGACGCGCGACATCGACCGCACCGAGCTCCTGAAAGCCTCCGACGTCTCGCTGGAGCGCCGGCCCAAGGCCGAGGTCTCCGGCGAGCCCGCCTCGCGTGATCGCACTCTCGGCATGCAGCTGCGCCGGCCGATGCGGGCGGGCATGCCGATCCGCGTCGCCGACATCGTCAAGCCCGACTTCGTGGTGCGCGATCAGGCCGTCACCATCATCTACCAGGTGCCCGGCGTCTACCTCACCACGCGCGGCAAGGCGATCGAGAGCGGCGCCGAGGGCGACACCGTCAGCGTGATCAATCTGCATTCCAAGCGCACGTTGACCGGAATCGTCACCGGCCGCGGCCAGGTGACGATCCAGGGAGCCAGCCAGTCCGCGCCGATGGCGCCTGCGGTCGAGCAGACCTCCTCGCTCAAGCGTGACGAGGTGCCGGCGGCCGCGGCCCTGGCGCAGAGCCTGATCCAGGCGCCGGCGTCTGGCGCCCACGTCGCACAAGCCCAGATCCCGCAAGTTCGCGTCTCGCAAGCTCCAGCCAAGTCAGAGTAA